The Micrococcales bacterium sequence TGGTGGGTTGACGTGGCGGGGATGGTTCCCGGTGTCTGAGCCCAGTGTTGGTTTCCGGTGTCCAGAGACACTAGTTGCCTATGTCCTGAGACATGGGTTTCCTATGTCCTGAACCACAACACTTTCGGGGGCGCCATTTTCTTGGTGCCGCTGGCCTTGCTGGGCCCCTGACCTCTTTGACAGGGAACCCAGGGCACAACCAACTGGGGCCGGGTCCAGGACTCGGCCCCAGTCAGCCTTGAGACTAGTGGTCCTCTTGCAGCGCCTGGCGCATTTGGTTGCGAATCTGGTGGGCGTGCCAACCGTCATGCGACAACTGCTTGGCCTGTTCGCCGTCGAACACAGGCGACATTTGCTTGGCACCGGGCAGCCAGAGCCAAGCCGGGTTGAGCAGCACTGGCGGGCCGTCGGCGTCTTCGTTTTCGGCCATGCCGAGGTCTACTAGCACAGCGTGCTGGTAGTTGTAGTGACGCTTGATCGTGTCAAGTCGGGTTACCTCGGCCTCAAGATGTGCCACACCGTGGGTCTTGAGTTCGATCACCAGCAAGTTGTCGCCAGGTCCAGACAAGCCGCGGTGGTGGATCGAAATGTCGACCGGCCGCGATTCGGGAACAGGCGAGGTTGAGCCGGAATCAGGCTTGTTGCCATGGCCAACGCGGTTGTACTCGACGTCGACATCCCAGGTCCGCTCGTATTCAGTGCGCAGACGCCACGCCAATTGGCTGGCGATTACACGCTCGGAGGCGGGCAGTGGAAGACGGATCGTCTCTAGCAGTGAGTATTCGTCCAGAATGAGGGTAACGAGCGCCGTGCGAAGCCGGGCTTCGATATCGATGTATGACATAGCAAGAATCTACCTCAATTGGGGCCGCTCGCCACGGCAGCTTTGCCTTAGAGCTGGACCAGTTGCCGGGTTTCCACCTTGCCTTGGCCGCCGTAACATAGGAAACCTCTACGATCCGGTGCCAATGATGATGCAAGGAGGATCTGGTGGCAGTGTTTGATCGCCTGGGCCAACAGGGCGCCAGTGCCGCTTTACCCGCCTCACTGACGCAGGACCGAATCAAGCAAGCATTGGCCGCCCAGGACTGGACCAGCCATGTTGATTCCGATGGCGACCTCATGGGTTTTTGGGACAACAACGTCTTCTACTTCTACCTTTACGGCGAGCAAGAAGAGATCCTGCAGGTCAGGGGTCGGTGGCACCAGGCTCTACCAATCGAATACCGTTCCACTCTGCGACAAGTCATAGATGACTGGCATTTGAACAAGATCTGGCCCAAGGCCTACTCGCGGGTCGATGACGCTGGCCGCCTTTGGGTTCTAACCGAGCATTCGGTCGACTGGGAGTACGGCGTTACCGATCAGCAGCTAGCTTTGACCTTGCGCTGCGCCATCACCACCTCGTCAGGGCTGTTCAAGGAACTGGCGGCCCGCTTCATAGTGCCTTCAGCCGAAATCGAGCAGCCGCCTGAAGACTGGTGACCCGGCCCAGAACAGCCAGGATTCGGCTGCGCTTCGGACCCGAGTTCGTTCAAGCACCTTAGTGCCTTGAAGAGCACCAGGCTCACCCCCTATTCGCCACCGACACCGAGTCACAGCGTTGCGTGTGTGACCTAGCGGAATGGCAGGTCGAGCGGCCGTGACCTAGCGGAAAAACAGGCTGACCAGCCGTGACCTTGCACCAAAACAGGCTGACCAGCCGTGACCTTGCATCAAAACAGGCTGACCAGCCACGGCTTAGCGTCATAACAGGCTGACCAGCCACGGCTTAGCGTCATAACAGGCTGACCAGCCGTGACCTTGCACCAAAACAGGTCGTGCTTTTGTGCCGTGGGGATGACCAGGCCAAACGCATCGCCTCAAGAATTCGCACCTGCTTTCGTGCATGGTCGTGGCGGCTTGACCTGCGATAATACTAGGTCACGGCAGCTGGACCTGCGTTCGTACAAGGTCGTGGGGCTTTGACCACGGTCGCTGCCAAGCGCCCAACTCGCGAAAGAGGCGGCGGGCTCCAGGTGGGCGACCACGCGACATCGGGCCGCGGCAGGCCACATGAGTTTCCCGCTTCAGGGGTGTTTGAGCGTCTTGCCGATCTAGTGGAACCGTGACCTGCAATGTTGCGCTGTGGGATGTGACTGAGGATCAGGATTGGAAAACGTGCCTGGATAGGGGTGTCCATCCCGAGGTTGCCAACCGCCTCCGACCGACCAAAGTCCTGAAACCAGGTGTTTGCACCGCGAAACCTGCTGTATCTGCCAGCGTAGGGACCACCCTCGAAGGAAAACCGCAGGTGAGAGCTCCGGGCTTGGGGATGGTTTGGCAGATCCACCAGGTCTGGTGGACAAGGCGATACAGACGACCACAGCTGGTGGCCCGAAACACATTCCTGGGCGCCCGGCAGTCCAGTAGCCCCACTGACCTGCACACCATTCCGACACAACCATGGTCTCTAGCCCGGCGGCCGCCCCGAAGGGTGTTACTTAGGCGGGAAACCCAGGGGATACAGCTGATGCGATCTGCTGCTGCGCCTGGCACACTTCACCCCAATGATTGTTACGCCTGGCACACTCAACCCCGATGATTGTTGCAGTTGGCGCAATCAACTCCATAGTGACCTGGGCGTTTACCAGGACGATTGTGCAAGACGTAGCAACGAGTCTCAGGCTGTGTGCCAGGCGTAACAATCGATCCGCCAACAGGTCGTTTGTGCGAGGCGTGGCCGGAGCGAGGATCACCAGGCCTGGTGGCATGGCGGGTCCTTGCCACGGCACCTGAGTCTCCCACTTCAGGGGTATCTGGGCGTCTTACCGATCTGGTGGGGCTGTGACCTGAAGTGTTGCGCTGCGGGGTGTGACTAACGATCAGGATTGGGAAGTGTGACTAGATAGCGGTGCTTATCCCGAAGCTACCAACCGCCTTCCAACGTGTTTGCATCGCGAAAGGTGCAGGTTCGATAGTCAGTCCGGCTGACCGACAGGCGGTTTGCGCTGGTCGAACTGGCCAAGCCGGTGCCGGGCGCGACGTTGGGTACGGGAAAAGGCGGGCTGACCGGTGCGACCGCGGTTGCCTGCTCGACCTCGCCGCGGTTGCGGCCGGCCGCCATCAGCCGCAGGGTGTTGCCCGCCCAGGTGAACCCGAGGAACGCGATCACCATGCCCCCCACCCGGGCAGAAGCAGCCCAGACCGCCACGCCGATGCCCAGGACAACCAGTGAGCCCAGCAACTGGAGGATGATCAACGCCGTCCGGGCCGCCTTGTACTGCCCGGACTTGTACAACGACACGATTCCCATGATGACGCCGACCACCAGGAAGCCCGCAGCGAGCACCATGAGGGCCACCATCGGAGCGCCGGCACTGTTATCCGAAACCGTCCCAACGACGGCGAACAGCCCCCATGAGACCGCCAACCCCACGATGTAAAGCAGGACTGTCTTTGACCGGGCTGTCTTTCGCCACAACAGCCACAGCAACAGTGACGCGATCCCGGCGGGGATGACAAAGCCGAACAGGGGCCCAAGAATCTCCATTCCGCTCCTTGTTTTGATGCCCAGGCTCCCCAGCCAGGTCATTTAGAGCTTTGTCACCGGCGCAAAGCGCAGCAAGATGCGTTTGACCCCGGTGTCACCAAAGTCGATCACGGCCAGGGGCTGGTCCCGGGTCGGTGTCACCTCCAGGACTGTGCCCAAACCGTAGGTGTCATGCGTCACCATATCCCCAACGCTGAGATCAGGAATGTCCCGGGCCGGCCGCGGCGTGGCCGAACCAAACACTGGTTTGGCCTCTGACCGCTCACCAGTCCTGGCCGGCCAGCTGGGCTCCCGCCTGAACCCAGCCGAAGGCCAAGTAGACCCCACCGTCGCCCTTTGCGCTGCTGCCCCAGAGCCAAGACTCTGCCAATCGATCGCCTGTGGAGGAATGTCACCTAAGAACTGCGATGGACCAAGCGCCGTCTGAGCCCCCCAAGTTGTCCGGCTCTCTGCCCTGGTCAGGTACAACCGTTCCCGTGCCCTGGTCAAAGCAACATAGGCCAAGCGCCGTTCTTCTTCCATTTCGCTGTCTTGACCAAAAGAGCGGGCGTGGGGGAACGTGCCCTGCTCCAGCCCGGTGGCAAAGACTACTGGGAACTCCAAGCCCTTGGCCGTGTGCACCGTCATCAAGGTGACCTGTCCCTGCGGCCGGCCATCGGCGCTGTCCGCTTCACCTGAGTCCAATTGATCGGCATCGGCCACCAGGGCGACCCGCTCAAGGAAATCTGCCAAGGTGCCATCCTCTACGCCGCGCTCAAACTCGGTCGCCACGGTGAACAACTCGTTCAGGTTTTCTACCCGGGCTGTCTCTTGTGGGTCGGCTGATTCCTGTAACCAAGCCAAATAGCCCGATTCCTTCAGCGCATGTTCCAGGATTTTGGCCGGCCCGGCGCCTTCTTGACTCATCTGACCCAGGTTGGCCAGTAGGTTGGCCAAGGCTTCGATCGCCCGAACCGCCCGCGGCGTTAACCCGGTAATCTCGCCGGCCTGGCTCAGGGCTGCCCCAAACGAAATCTGCCGGGCCTGGGCGTAGGCCTGCACCGCCACCTCGGATTTGGCTCCCAGGCCCCGCTTTGGCAGGTTGAAGATGCGCCTGACCGAGACGGTGTCATCTAGATTGGCCGCCGTCCGCATATATGCCAGCGCATCGCGAACCTCCCGGCGCTCGTAAAAGCGGGTCCCACCAATTACTTTGTAGGGCAAACCCACCCGCACCAAGACTTCCTCCAAAGCCCTGGATTGGGCGTTGGTGCGATAGAAGATGGCCACGTCTGCTGGGACTATGCCTTCGGCATCGGACAAAGCGTCAATCGTTTTGGCCACATATTCGGCTTCGTCGTGTTCAGACTGGGCCACGTATCCGACCACTTTGGGCCCGTCACCCTGGGCCGTCCACAACTGCTTGGCGACGCGGTCCTTGCCCTTGGCAATGACCCCATTGGCCGCATCGAGGATGTTCTGGGTCGAGCGGTAGTTCTGTTGCAGCAGAATCGTGGTGGCGTCCGGATAGTCAGCCGTGAACTGGGTGATGTTCCGCAACGTCGCGCCCCGAAAGGCGTAAATCGATTGATCTTGGTCACCTACCACCGTCAACTGGGCCGGCACCACCTTGTCACCTGACTGGCTGCCCGCTCTGACCCCAGCCAAGGCCCGGACCAGCAAATATTGGGCGTGGTTGGTGTCTTGGTATTCATCAACCAGGATATGACTGAAGCGCTGGTGGTAGCTCTGCGCCACTTGGGGAAAGGCCTCGAGCAGGTTGACCGTCTGCATGATCAGGTCGTCAAAGTCCAAGGCATGGGAGCGCTGGAGACGCTCCTGATAGGCCTGATAGACCCGGGCCGTGGCCTGGTCAGCCGGATTCGACTGCCGCATAGTCGAGGCGAAATCATCCGGGGCGATCAGCTCGTTCTTCAGCTTCGAAATCCGGTTGGCCAGCCACTTGACTTTGAAGTTCTCTTTGTTGATGTCAAGGTCATCGAGCAGTGTGGTAATGAGCCGTTGTGAGTCCTGAGCGTCATAGATGGTGAAGGAGGACTTCAACCCCAGCGTGGCGGCCTCGCGCCGCAGAATCCGAACACAGGCCGAGTGGAAGGTCGAAACCCACATCCACTTGGCGGCTGGCCCAACCAGGGCTTCAACCCGCTGTTTCATCTCCGCCGCGGCCTTGTTGGTAAAGGTTATGGCCAAGATGGACGAATGCCGGGCTTGGCCGGTGGCCAACAAGTAGGCGATGCGGCGAGTCAAGACGCGGGTCTTACCCGACCCGGCCCCGGCCATAATCAGCAGCGGCGTGCCTTCGTGGACCACGGCCTGTTTCTGTTCAGCGTTCAGGTCTTCAAGAATCGGGGTCAAATCGCCTTTGGCCCGGATGTCTCCAGGCGCAATGGCCTGGCTTGGCGCTATCGATGGCAGCCTGGACAGGTCGATCAAGCCGGGCAGGTGACCTTGGACCGGGCCCAAAACGGTTTCGTCATTCATTTCGCCTCACAGCCTAGGACGCGGCACCGACGCCTTTGGCCTGCCGCTCCGGGCAGCCCACCAACCGCCAGTTCAGGCTTTGGCAGCACCGGCTTTCGCCCCTGTTTGCGCCAGTCCAGGGTTTGGCAGCATCGTGGTGCCAAACCCTGGACTCGCTGTGGCGGCGCCGCCTGGGCTGGCACAATGGCCTGGTGTCCACGCCCGCGCCGCTACGCCGCCGGCCTGGGACCATGCCCGCCACCGTTACCGGCACCGAATCGCCCACGCCATTGCTTAGGCGAGTTTTCTTCACCTGCCCCGACCTGACCCGGGCCCGCCCGCCGGCAGTTGGGGCTTGGCTGCGGGGCTATTTTCCAACGCCCGATGCCGGAACATCAGTTGGTCCGGCCGCCG is a genomic window containing:
- the pcrA gene encoding DNA helicase PcrA, whose translation is MNDETVLGPVQGHLPGLIDLSRLPSIAPSQAIAPGDIRAKGDLTPILEDLNAEQKQAVVHEGTPLLIMAGAGSGKTRVLTRRIAYLLATGQARHSSILAITFTNKAAAEMKQRVEALVGPAAKWMWVSTFHSACVRILRREAATLGLKSSFTIYDAQDSQRLITTLLDDLDINKENFKVKWLANRISKLKNELIAPDDFASTMRQSNPADQATARVYQAYQERLQRSHALDFDDLIMQTVNLLEAFPQVAQSYHQRFSHILVDEYQDTNHAQYLLVRALAGVRAGSQSGDKVVPAQLTVVGDQDQSIYAFRGATLRNITQFTADYPDATTILLQQNYRSTQNILDAANGVIAKGKDRVAKQLWTAQGDGPKVVGYVAQSEHDEAEYVAKTIDALSDAEGIVPADVAIFYRTNAQSRALEEVLVRVGLPYKVIGGTRFYERREVRDALAYMRTAANLDDTVSVRRIFNLPKRGLGAKSEVAVQAYAQARQISFGAALSQAGEITGLTPRAVRAIEALANLLANLGQMSQEGAGPAKILEHALKESGYLAWLQESADPQETARVENLNELFTVATEFERGVEDGTLADFLERVALVADADQLDSGEADSADGRPQGQVTLMTVHTAKGLEFPVVFATGLEQGTFPHARSFGQDSEMEEERRLAYVALTRARERLYLTRAESRTTWGAQTALGPSQFLGDIPPQAIDWQSLGSGAAAQRATVGSTWPSAGFRREPSWPARTGERSEAKPVFGSATPRPARDIPDLSVGDMVTHDTYGLGTVLEVTPTRDQPLAVIDFGDTGVKRILLRFAPVTKL
- a CDS encoding YbjN domain-containing protein; protein product: MAVFDRLGQQGASAALPASLTQDRIKQALAAQDWTSHVDSDGDLMGFWDNNVFYFYLYGEQEEILQVRGRWHQALPIEYRSTLRQVIDDWHLNKIWPKAYSRVDDAGRLWVLTEHSVDWEYGVTDQQLALTLRCAITTSSGLFKELAARFIVPSAEIEQPPEDW